The Tachysurus vachellii isolate PV-2020 chromosome 19, HZAU_Pvac_v1, whole genome shotgun sequence genome segment tcctccgggtactccggtttcctcccccggtccaaagacatacatggtaggttgattcgcatctctggaaaattgtccatagtgtgtgagtgtgtgagtgaatgagagagtgtgtgtgtgtgtgtgtgtgtgtgccctgcgatgggttggcactccgtccagggtgtatcctgccttgatgcccgatgacgcctgagataggcacaggctccccgtgacccgaggtagttcagataaacggtagaagatgaatgaactgtcaaagttaaagaaaaaagtttcaagTATAAATTTGAAAAACTGAGCTGTTACTATTGAAACTAATAATAACAGAGCTGATGTTACAGGAACTGATCCAGGACCTGCTGatcaatcagagtccagaattcATAATTATGTGAACTGATTTGAAGGTTGATTAACAGTAAATGTTGTTAAAAAAGCATTTCTGAGTTTCTGGGATCAGTGCTGAGGTCTGTGTGATGGGTGACTTACTCATGTTGTCTCAGAAATAAGTGGATTAGTGGCTTAAACTAGAGGAGTCAGAAATAGTGGCCTTGTTTATCTCCCGACCTTCAGCCAGCGCTACACTGATGATCTTTACTTGTgttactgctgtttttttttttttttttacgttgcACTTTTCCTCTGAATAACGACATAAACGCTTCACTCAGGATAGTAACGAGGTGTGGCGATGATCAGACGAGTTCTGATGAAGCACTCAGACCAAATCTGCTTTTCATGAGCAACACTGACTCACCTTCCAACAGCCTGTGAACGTCTGAGAAACCCAAAGCATGCTCGCTGATTTTACAGGTAaaacttctttcttttctgaagCCGTTAAATCAGATGCAGCGGAGCAGCAGAATATTTGATTGCATGCATGTGGCTGTAATACACACCAGTTCATCTCGTGACTCCTCACTCGCCAACGCTCAGGTTCATAAAACTCCACTGTAAATATTATGCATTCATTTTaatctaaatgtatatattcaaAATGTTTGATGTTAATGTTTCAGCATGTATATTTTGATTTCCAGATCTTATAATGGAAGTTGGAGTCAGTCTTAATtactttctgctttttttctgttgaagAACATGGAGTCTGGTAcgtttttaataataacagtgTTTATCTGCTTAAAGCCTGAAACAGAGatcatttacatcttatttgcatatttgttcaACTTCTCTGTCCTAAATATGTAACGATTGTTAAAGTTACAGCTATATGTTTAAACTCATTAAAGTTATAAATGAGTATATTTAGGTCATCTCACTGGGGAACCATTAAGAGTTCTATAGCGAAGATGTTTTCAAGTAGAATCATTGTAGAaggaaaacaatttaaaatttaatccacagtgaaattattaaaGTGTTCTTGGGTTCGTCTGTCTGAAGGAAAAATGTAAAGgttctactgtatgtaaaacctttaaaaaaggGAGGGGGTCTTCTATTTCGGAAGAGCAGTACAAAGTGGAGCTAAAGATGGTACCGTCTAAAGAACCATTGAGGAACCGCACAGATAAACCGTTAAGTCAAGAAATAAGTGAAATTTGGGAGAAAGACCAGACCTGAAACTTTGCTTGCTTCCTGGTTAACCGAAACAAATTCCTCTCCGTCTGCTCCAAATACCCCTAACCAAGATACTTCTAGGGTTCTTCTGTTCAACACAGAGCAGAAACTACCCAGAACTTCACCTAAGATCTTAGAGTTCTCTCACTGTTATAGTTCCACACTCCTCACAATGTTTAGCTGTAGTGACTTTCCTGGTTTCCTGTTTCACAGTAAGACTAATGATGTCCACAACAAAGTACACAGTGGTTGGAGAGATGCTACACTATATGATCCCCACCCACATGCAGTGCTCCATCGGGTGTGGAGGCCGAGCCTGCAAGTACGAAGACCCGTCACGTTGGAGTGAAGACCAACAGGCCATCAGAGGCCTCTACTCCTCCTGGTACCTGAAATAAAGAACAGTGCAGTTCATACAATCCTGACAAAGTGTGGAGTGTAGAATGATAATGTGGACACTCCCACAGAAGGACACTCCCACATAGGGACACTCCCACAGAGGGACACTCCCACAGAGGGACACTCCCACATAGGGACACTCCCACAGAGGGACACTCCCACATAGGGACACTCCCACAGAGGGACAATCCTACATAGGGACACGCCCTCAGAGGGACACTCCCACAGGGGGACACTTGACACTTTTGTTCTAAtggcaacaaaaaataaaaatgatctacCAAAACAATATAAAGCCAATAATgggaaaagtttttattttattaatgtaaaataaaaattttcagTGCACTCCACATAGCTACCATTACACACATgtagtatatagagtatattgacgagtgatgagtgagtagagtatagtgatgactagagtgtagtgatgagtgagtggagtatagtgatgagtgtgtacagtatagtgatgagtgagtagagtgtagtgatgagtgagtggagtatagtgatgagtgtgtacagtatagtgatgagtgagtagagtatagtgatgagtgagtacggtatagtgatgagtgagtagagtatagtgatgagtgagtagagtatagtgatgagtgagtagagtatagtgatgacTGAGTAGagtgtagtgatgagtgagtggagtatagtgatgagtgagtagagtatagtgatgacTGAGTAGagtgtagtgatgagtgagtggagtatagtgatgagtgtgtacagtatagtgatgagtgagtagagtatagtgatgagtgagtacggtatagtgatgagtgagtagagtatagtgatgagtgagtagagtatagtgatgagtgagtagagtatagtgatgacTGAGTAGagtgtagtgatgagtgagtggagtatagtgatgagtgtgtacagtatagtgatgagtgagtagagtatagtgatgagtgagtagagtatagtgatgagtgtgtacagtgtagtgatgagtgagtagagtatagtgatgagtgagtagagtatagtgatgagtgagtagagtatagtgatgagtgagtagagtatagtgatgagtgagtagagtatagtgatgagtgagtacggtatagtgatgagtgagtagagtatagtgatgagtgagtagagtatagtgatgagtgaatagagtatagtgatgagtgagtagagtatagtgatgagtgagtagagtatagtgatgagtgagtagagtatagtgatgagtgagtagagtatagtgatgagtgtgtacggtatagtgatgagtgagtagagtatagtgatgagtgagtaaagtgtagtgatgagtgaatagagtatagtgatgagtgtgtacagtatagtgatgagtgagtagagtatagtgataagtgagtaaagtgtagtgatgagtgagtagagtatagtgatgagtgagtagagtatagtgatgagtgagtagagtgtagtgatgagtgagtggagtgtagtgatgagtgtgtagagtatagtgatgagtgagtagagtatagtgatgagtgtgtacggtatagtgatgagtgagtagagtatagtgatgagtgagtaaagtgttgtgatgagtgagtagagtatagtgatgagtgagtacggtatagtgatgagtgagtagagtatagtgataAGTGAGTAAAGTGTAGTGATGTGTGAGTAGAGTGTAGTGATaagtgagtagagtatagtgatgagtgagtacggtatagtgatgagtgagtagagtatagtgatgagtgagtagagtatagtgatgagtgtgtacggtatagtgatgagtgagtagagtatagtgatgagtgagtaaagtgtagtgatgagagagtagagtatagtgatgagtgagtagagtatagtgatgagtgagtacggtatagtgatgagtgagtagagtatagtgatgagtgagtagagtatagtgatgagtgtgtacggtatagtgatgagtgagtagagtatagtgatgagtgagtaaagtgtagtgatgagtgagtagagtgtagtgatgagtgagtagagtatagtgatgagtgagtagagtatagtgatgagtgagtagagtatagtgatgagtgagtagagtatagtgatgagtgtgtagagtgtagtgatgagtgagtggagtatagtgatgagtgagtagagtatagtgatgagtgtgtacagtatagtgatgagtgagtagggtgatgagagatgagtgatAAGTGATGACCAATTCACAATGGAATGCCATCTCaagagtagagtatagtgtacagtatagtgatgagtgagtagagtatagtgatgagtgtgtacagtgtagtgatgagtgtgtacagtatagtgatgagtgagtagagtgtagtgatgagtgagtagagtgtagtgatgagtgagtagagtatagtgatgagtgagtagagtgtagtgatgagtgagtagagtatagtgatgagtgagtagagtatagtgatgagtgagtagagtatagtgatgagtgagtagagtatagtgatgagtgagtacagtatagtgatgagtgagtagagtatagtgatgagtgagtagagtatagtgatgagtgtgtacggtatagtgatgagtgagtagagtatagtgatgagtgagtaaagtgtagtgatgagtgagtagagtgtagtgatgagtgagtagagtacagtgatgagtgagtagagtatagtgatgagtgagtagagtatagtgatgagtgagtagagtatagtgatgagtgagtagagtatagtgatgagtgagcagagtatagtgatgagtgagtacggtatagtgatgagtgagtagagtatagtgatgagtgagtagagtatagtgatgagtgagtagagtatagttATGAGTGAGTAcggtatagtgatgagtgagtagagtatagtgatgagtgagtagagtatagtgatgagtgtgtacagtatagtgatgagtgagtagagtatagttATGAGTGAGTAcggtatagtgatgagtgagtagagtatagtgatgagtgagtagagtatagtgatgagtgagtagagtatagttATGAGTGAGTAcggtatagtgatgagtgagtagagtatagtgatgagtgagtagagtatagtgatgagtgtgtacagtatagtgatgagtgagtagagtatagtgataagtgagtaaagtgtagtgatgagtgagtagagtgtagtgatgagtgagtggagtgtagtgatgagtgtgtagagtgtagtgatgagtgtagtgatgagtgtgtagtgatgagtgtgtagagtatagtgatgagtgagtagagtatagtgatgagtgagtagagtatagtgatgagtgagtagagtatagtgatgagtgtgtagagtgtagtgatgagtgagtggagtatagtgatgagtgagtagagtatagtgatgagtgagtggagtatagtgatgagtgtgtacagtatagtgatgagtgtgtacagtatagtgatgagtgagtagaatgtagtgatgagtgagtggagtatagtgatgagtgagtagagtatagtgatgagtgagtggagtgtagtgatgagtgtgtagagtgtagtgatgagtgagtggagtatagtgatgagtgagtagagtatagtgatgagtgagtggagtatagtgatgagtgtgtacagtatagtgatgagtgtgtacagtatagtgatgagtgagtagaatgtagtgatgagtgagtggagtatagtgatgagtgagtagagtatagtgatgagtgagtggagtgtagtgatgagtgtgtagagtgtagtgatgagtgagtggagtatagtgatgagtgagtagagtatagtgatgagtgagtggagtatagtgatgagtgtgtacagtatagtgatgagtgtgtacagtatagtgatgagtgagtagaatgtagtgatgagtgagtaaagtgtagtgatgagtgagtggagtgtagtgatgagtgtgtacagtatagtgatgagtgagtagagtatagtgatgagtgagtagagtatagtgatgagtgtgtacagtatagtgatgagtgagtagagtatagtgatgagtgagtggagtgtagtgatgagtgtgtagagtgtagtgatgagtgagtggagtatagtgatgagtgagtagagtatagtgatgagtgagtagagtatagtgatgagtgtgtacagtatagtgatgagtgagtagagtatagtgatgagtgagtagagtatagtgatgagtgtgtacagtatagtgatgagtgagtagagtatagtgatgagtgagtagagtatagtgatgagtgtgtacagtatagtgatgagtgagtagggtgatgagagatgagtgatAAGTGATGACCAATTCACAATGGAATGCCATCTCAAGACTGAAGTGTTGACAAATTTGATTCTTTTTCAAGATTTTGATCAGATTCTTGCATGTTTAGGATCACAGACAACTTACTCGCCATGGCACGACCTTCTACTGAAATCATTAAGAGGTACAACATCATTGAGCAATTCCAAAGGTAACTAAATGTCTCAGATTTCCAGCTCCTTTTGTTCTTAACCTTTCTACCTGCTTTAGTTGCATTAACACTGTGTCTGTGCTCTTTAAGGGTTGGGTTGAGGACAGTCATTAACCTGCAGCGACCTGGTGAACATGCTGACTGTGGAAACCCGCTAGAGCCCGAGAGTGGCTTCACCTACCTGCCTGAGACCTTCATGGAGGCTGGCAGTGAGTGAAGAATGTTTAAACTGACATCACACATGAGTCTGATAGAGCCAGGAGTTTGACAAAAAAGGAACCCAAAAGGTGGAGAACTtcagtaatatactgtaatcaTCTGGTTTCACAAATTTTCTTCTTGGAGATCTGGAACTATAGATGACAGTTTACTCCAAATTTCAGACCCTCAACATCAGAATTCCtgctataattttattttattcttatttcctCAAAAACCAACCAGTACACTTGTGCTCTACATTCACTAATCCTTCCCTAAGCACCAATCTACTGgagtctcagagagagagagagagagagagagagagagagggagaaagagagagagagagagagagagagagaaggagagagagagagagagagagagggagaaagagagaaagagagagagtgagagagagagagtgagagagagagagaaagagagagagagagagagagagagaaagagggagcgagagaaagagggagagagagggggggagggagagagaaagagagagagagagagagagagagagagagagagagagagagagtgagagagagagagagagagagagagagagagagagagagagagagagagagagagagagagagagagagagagagaggaagagggagagagagggggggagagagatagagtaagagagagagagagagagagagagagagagagagagagagagagagagagagagagagagagagagagagagagagagagagagagagagagaggggaagagagagagagagagtgagagagagagagagagtgagagagagagagagagagagagagagagagagagagagagagagagagagagagagagagagagagagagagagagagagagagagagagagagagagagagagagagagagagagagagagagagagagagagagagagagagagagagagagagagagagagagagagagagagagagagagagagagagagagagagagagagagagagagagaatgcccCTTTATGTTGTGCCTCCCAGGTTCCTCACTCACCTCTGGGGTTTTAGAGAGTTTATTTGAATTGGTGGTTCTACCCCAATGGTGTAACACCATGTTCTGATCCATGGCTCTGGTGTTGTAGTTTATTTTTACAACTTTGGATGGAAAGACTACGGGGTGGCCTCCCTCACTGCCCTCCTGGACATGGTGAAAGTCATGTGCTTTGCCATGCATGAGGGCAAAATCGCTGTTCACTGTCACGCAGGACTCGGAAGATCAGGTATTCTAAAATTCTAAGGTGTTCTTGAGGTTTTCATGTGATTGTTTTAAACAAAGTCAGTGTCCCCACAGGTGTCTTACTCGCCTGCTTCCTGGTGTTCACTTCACGCATGACCGCCAACCAGGCCATTTTAATGGTGCGATCCAAACGACCGAATACCCTCCAGACCAGAAGACAACTGGGGTGTGTTCGGAACTTCGCAAAGTTCTTGATTCCGCTGAGGAGTGTGTTTGCCCACGCTGACCCGAGAGCCAATCCCGTCACGCTTCCCCAGTTCCTGATTCGTCAGAAACACATCCTGCACGGAGATGAAGCTCGGCAGTTGAGATACATACCAAAAATTGTGCCACTCGTCTGCAAGCTCTTGCTGGACATTGTAGAGAACCGGCAGGTCATTGAGGAGGATGTTCTAGAGGTTCCAGATGTCGTGTATGATGATGAGAACTCAGTTTGCTTTAATACCAGATCAGAACCTCAGATCAGCAGTCACATCATGGTAGGATCTGTTAATTTCAATCTGCCTCGACTTCCTGGTCCATTTGCGACTCCTAAGCACAGCTCCCAGGTGCTTCTTCACTACGTTCACAAGAACCTCAGCTACAGTGAATCGGATCTTCAGAAACACTGTGATACACTAAACCTCACAAGAAACCactgtgtgagggctgtgtctcaaatcaaCATGTCCCACAACTACCCTGATGCCCCTGAGGGCATACTGAGAGATGTATCCACCTACGGTTCCTGCAGCAGCTTGTGGGATCTAAAGGCACGAGTGGAACAAGAACAGGTACGTTCTCTTCTGAGCACTCGCCGTCAGTCGGTTCTGCAGCGCAGCCAGTCCCTCAGTGTCTCCAAACAAACTGAGAAAAAGAGGAGCTTCTCGAAGGCACTCCTGTGGAAGAACAGTCATGAATGGAATCAAAGGAACTATAAaggaggtgatgatgatgatgatgatgtggaggaggaggaggaggaggaggaggaggaggaagaggaggttcAGGTATCAGAGGTACCGTTCCTCACCATTCAGACAGAGCTGTCGCTGGAGGCTCGGCGTCTGCTGGTTGCTCAGTCACTCGCACTCGACCTGAAGCTTGACGGAAAAGAGGAGCATGTCCACAAAGTCAGCAGCTGGCAGGTAAACACACCTCATTACACTACTGactgactttctttctttctttctttctttctttctttctttctttctttctttctttctttctttctgtctttctttttgtgtgtgtgtgtatgtgtaaaaaacacagagatggtgtgtgtgtgtgtgtgtgtgtataaaacacagagatggtgtgtgtgtgtgtatgtgtgtgtatgtgtataaaacacagagattgtgtttgtgtgtgtgtgtataaaacacagagatggtgtgtgtgtgtgtgtaaaacacagagatggggtgtgtgtgtgtgtgtgtaaaacacagagatatgtgtgtgtgtgtgtgtgtgtgtgtataaaacatagagatggtgtgtgtgtgtgtgtgtgtgtgtgtgtgtataaagcacagagatggtgtgtgtgtatgtgtatgtgtgtagaaaacagattgtgtgtgtgtgtgtgtgtataaagcacagagatggtgtgtgtgtgtgtgtgtgtgtgtgtgtgtgtataaagcacagagatggtgtgtgtgtgtatgtgtatgtgtgtataaaacagattgtgtgtgtgtgtgtatatataaagcacagagatggtgtgtgtgtgtgtgtatgtgtatgtgtgtgtataaaacagagattgtgtgtgcgcgtgcataaaacacagagatggtgtttgtgtgtgtgtgtgtgtgtgtgtgtgtgtttgtgtataaaacacagaggtggtgtgtgtgtgtgtgtgtgtgtgtgtgtgtgtgtttgtgtataaaacacagagatggtgtgtgtgtgtgtgtgtgtgtgtgtgtgtgtgtataaaacacagagatggtgtgtgtgtgtaaaacacagagatggtgtgtgtgtttgtgtgtgtgtgtgtgtgtgtgtgtgtgtgtgtgtgtgtgtatccctgcAGATGAATCTGAACACTCAGGGAGGATTTGATCGTCTGTGTTCAGAGAGAGATCCCTTCGTCCTGACAGGAATCCTGTGGTCCTGGTTAGAGCAGCTGAAGGAACCCGTTATTTCACTTACAGACGTTCAGACACTGAAAcagcaaaacacagacacaaagaacaTCCTGAGTCCACTGCAGCAGGTACGAGCCCTCATCTGCTTTAtttatatcctgccttgatgcccgatgacgcctgagataggcacaggctccccgtgacccgacgtagttctgataagcggtagaagatgagtgaatgaatgaatgagtgaatgagtgaatgaatgagtgaatgctTTATTTATACGTCACATTTTGGGgttgaaattaaataaactgaattcTAATTCAGATTctgctgattggctgaaagaATGGAGCACCGAACTGAACATAAAACCTAATGTTCCAACTTTTAATTCATGAAATAAAACGAAATGAAACGAAACctccaccttcacctccaccttcacctccaccttcacctccaccttcacctccacctccacaatCACCTCCACATTCACcttctcctccacctccacATTCACCTCCACATTCACCTCCACCTTCATCTCCACCTTCAGctccaccttcacctccacctccaccttcatTTGAaaattttctttcaaaatttaaaaaaaatgcaaatcctTGTGAAACAAACTGTCCGATAAACACCTTCACCTCCATCTGCACCTTCACCTACACCTTCACCTCCATctccaccttcacctccaccttcacctccacctccaccttcatttgaaaaaaaaagtttaaaatttaaaaaaaatgcaaatcctTGTGAAACAAACTGTCcgataaatgtgtaaaataagcaAGTCCCAAAGAACAGAATGTTTttctcaaaaagaaagaaagaaagaaagaaagaaagaaagaaagaaagaaagaaagaaagaaagaaacgcaCTATatatgattgtgtttttttcttgcagGACTCGAGGGAaacgctgctgtgtgtgttggactgTTTCGCTTGTCTGCTGGTGATACctgaggaggtggaggagtcGTTTGTGGAGAGACTAATAAAGGCCttcacacaggtgtgtgttattctgGAGTGTGTAGAACATCAGTCAGTGGTCACAGAGCTAACAGACGTAACCGTTctcctgtgtgttgtgttacactcTCTCTACGACAGTCATGTAAATGAGCAGTTATTATAAAGTTCGGTTCTGTTGTGTAGATTTGATTCACAGAGTCTCCTTGGTCTGATCTGTTCATCATCGTTATGAAGACGAGTGAAAGGGAAGATGTTCAACCAAAAGGATGAGGAATTCTGATCTG includes the following:
- the ptpdc1b gene encoding protein tyrosine phosphatase domain-containing protein 1; amino-acid sequence: MESVRLMMSTTKYTVVGEMLHYMIPTHMQCSIGCGGRACKYEDPSRWSEDQQAIRGLYSSWITDNLLAMARPSTEIIKRYNIIEQFQRVGLRTVINLQRPGEHADCGNPLEPESGFTYLPETFMEAGIYFYNFGWKDYGVASLTALLDMVKVMCFAMHEGKIAVHCHAGLGRSGVLLACFLVFTSRMTANQAILMVRSKRPNTLQTRRQLGCVRNFAKFLIPLRSVFAHADPRANPVTLPQFLIRQKHILHGDEARQLRYIPKIVPLVCKLLLDIVENRQVIEEDVLEVPDVVYDDENSVCFNTRSEPQISSHIMVGSVNFNLPRLPGPFATPKHSSQVLLHYVHKNLSYSESDLQKHCDTLNLTRNHCVRAVSQINMSHNYPDAPEGILRDVSTYGSCSSLWDLKARVEQEQVRSLLSTRRQSVLQRSQSLSVSKQTEKKRSFSKALLWKNSHEWNQRNYKGGDDDDDDVEEEEEEEEEEEEEVQVSEVPFLTIQTELSLEARRLLVAQSLALDLKLDGKEEHVHKVSSWQMNLNTQGGFDRLCSERDPFVLTGILWSWLEQLKEPVISLTDVQTLKQQNTDTKNILSPLQQDSRETLLCVLDCFACLLVIPEEVEESFVERLIKAFTQMENTGEGQDVYETMTCVLKPVLRELRRNAMDKKDSAGC